From Lysobacter auxotrophicus, the proteins below share one genomic window:
- a CDS encoding serine hydrolase, with product MKPDRFGAIVLTLWLACAPAAGAAAEAPADRKALDAIFDEVFARYRLPGLALGVVEDGRVVYSRTAGELVEGEGAKIDSRTLFKVASNTKSMTTATLARLVDAGKLRWDDPVTKWIPDFRMHDAWVGQQMQVRDLLIHNSGLRAGAGDLMLWPEPNAFTRADIIHGLGYLKPYRSFRSGYDYDNLMYIVAGEVAAAAGGAPYEALVRREVFEPLGMSRCQVGQWNRVEVGNVAQPHRREGDRNVPVRSDGDIVPTTTMDPAGGVRCSLDDMLRWTANWLKPQPRNVAWLSQEQRQALWAPQMPMPVSKRMREWDRSHFSAYGYGWRLADVDGVFKVAHTGTLMGMYSAVTMLPDKGAGFVILINGEGDEARTVLTQVLVKRYTAGDPALSVAHYASLIDREDAARPATEKAPDTTRRRRATAKELAPSLGVYRDPWFGEATLCRDGDNVRFRARKSPLLDGVVQRVGDRWLIDWDDPSVDAEAWLDVDASGMRLAKVDPQADFSYDYEDLAFERVGGCP from the coding sequence ATGAAACCTGACCGTTTCGGCGCGATCGTCCTCACGTTGTGGCTGGCCTGCGCGCCGGCGGCGGGCGCCGCCGCTGAAGCCCCGGCGGATCGCAAGGCGCTCGACGCGATCTTCGACGAGGTATTTGCGCGCTACCGCTTGCCGGGGCTGGCGCTCGGCGTGGTCGAGGACGGCCGCGTGGTGTATTCGCGCACGGCAGGCGAACTCGTCGAGGGCGAGGGCGCGAAGATCGATTCGCGGACGCTGTTCAAGGTGGCGTCAAACACCAAGTCGATGACCACGGCGACGCTCGCGCGGCTGGTCGATGCCGGCAAGCTGCGCTGGGACGATCCGGTGACGAAGTGGATCCCGGACTTCCGCATGCACGATGCGTGGGTGGGACAGCAGATGCAGGTGCGCGACCTGCTGATCCACAACAGCGGCCTGCGCGCGGGCGCGGGCGATCTGATGCTGTGGCCTGAGCCGAACGCGTTCACGCGTGCCGACATCATCCACGGCCTGGGTTATCTCAAGCCGTATCGCAGTTTCCGTTCGGGTTACGACTACGACAACCTGATGTACATCGTCGCTGGCGAAGTCGCCGCCGCGGCGGGCGGTGCGCCGTATGAGGCGCTGGTGCGACGCGAAGTGTTCGAACCGCTGGGCATGTCGCGCTGCCAGGTCGGGCAGTGGAACCGTGTAGAGGTCGGCAATGTGGCACAGCCGCACCGCCGCGAGGGCGATCGCAACGTACCCGTGCGCAGCGATGGCGACATCGTGCCCACCACGACGATGGACCCCGCCGGCGGCGTGCGCTGCAGCCTCGATGACATGCTGCGATGGACCGCGAACTGGCTGAAGCCCCAACCGCGGAACGTCGCCTGGCTTTCGCAGGAACAACGCCAGGCGCTGTGGGCACCGCAGATGCCGATGCCGGTGAGCAAACGCATGCGCGAATGGGACCGCAGCCACTTCTCCGCCTACGGCTACGGTTGGCGTCTGGCCGATGTCGACGGCGTGTTCAAGGTCGCGCACACCGGAACGCTGATGGGCATGTACTCGGCGGTGACGATGTTGCCCGACAAGGGCGCGGGATTCGTCATCCTCATCAATGGCGAGGGCGATGAAGCCCGCACCGTGCTGACGCAGGTGCTCGTGAAGCGCTACACCGCAGGCGATCCGGCGCTGTCGGTCGCCCATTACGCGTCGCTGATCGACCGCGAGGACGCCGCGCGTCCGGCCACCGAGAAAGCGCCGGACACCACGCGTCGCCGACGCGCCACGGCAAAGGAACTGGCGCCGTCGCTCGGCGTGTATCGCGATCCGTGGTTCGGCGAGGCAACGCTTTGCCGCGATGGCGACAACGTGCGGTTTCGCGCGCGCAAATCGCCGCTGCTCGATGGCGTGGTGCAGCGCGTGGGCGATCGCTGGCTGATCGATTGGGACGATCCGAGCGTGGATGCCGAAGCCTGGCTCGATGTCGACGCGAGCGGCATGCGGCTGGCCAAGGTCGATCCGCAGGCGGATTTCAGTTACGACTACGAAGACCTTGCGTTCGAACGCGTCGGCGGTTGTCCGTGA
- a CDS encoding TonB-dependent receptor codes for MKSMGFRRTALCVALGVCLTSALSLHQAHAANTDGSLVGRTTPNAEVTVRNPATGFVRTVRSDEQGNYRFPFLPVGNYQVEVVADGQALSEPAQTTISLGNATTLNIAAGGSATDLAAVQVVGSRVISPVDVTSTEIATNISREEVARLPVQRDIIDVATLAPGVNRGEFGGISFGGSSVAENTVYINGLNVTDFYNRVGFSSLPFSFLEEFQIKTGGYSVEYGRSTGGVINAVTRRGTNEFHAGADIVIDGLWQGNGKNYAPTLYTQWDDSDENNYSVWGSGALIKDRLFFFGIYEKRDLDSQNTDDGGGNFFENQGDNDFWGAKVDWQINDANLLEVFGFSDKNDTTQDVFGFDPDTGTRAEFRNRIINKTGGDNWAATYTGYFTDTFSMKAMYGENERTASAIGVNDDRCSLVQDQRVNTSFIGCTSNTAVIDRTDTREAMRLDFEWSLGDHLLRFGADHENNTSEYSSRYPGDGLRYEVNNAGARVNGVTVPAGTVYVRTRQVANQGTFETENEAYYIEDNWNVTPNILLNLGMRLESFDNKDAAGNSYIKLNDMIAPRFGFSWDLNGDGRSKVFGNAGRYFLPVANVINIKQAGPFLDARRFYFWDGTFADGDNPIPGLGAEIGTVDDSQGDGSVADFRGEVDKDMDPVYQDEFILGFQQMLGEKWSWGVSGTYRKMRNAIDDMEVVNSCGDSGFVMANPGKNLTYYTDTDCDGESDGFVTIDTGTTGWELRDGTMIGWENPKRTYRAIELQLDRAWDDKWAFNATYVWSASKGNYEGPVNSDTDFSDSGRTEAFDNPFVEIGGYGFLPNDHRHQIKLRGNYAITDNWTVGATLDARSGRPMSEYGAGNPYDDNEFLTHYICESDPSLCYTDEGQWRLSRRGAYDTLPWTYNLGLSVAYNTNLGPVKLNAKFAVYNVFNQQTVIERNETLQEEEGVGLMNPFFGNPTAFQAPRNAQFILSLSY; via the coding sequence ATGAAGAGCATGGGGTTTCGTAGGACCGCATTGTGCGTGGCGCTGGGCGTCTGCCTGACGTCGGCGCTGTCGTTGCACCAGGCGCATGCCGCCAATACCGACGGTTCGCTCGTCGGTCGCACCACGCCGAACGCCGAAGTGACGGTGCGCAATCCCGCGACCGGCTTCGTCCGCACGGTGCGCTCGGACGAGCAGGGCAACTACCGCTTCCCGTTCCTTCCGGTGGGCAACTACCAGGTCGAAGTCGTCGCGGACGGGCAGGCGCTTTCCGAGCCGGCGCAGACCACGATCAGCCTGGGCAATGCGACGACGCTGAACATCGCCGCCGGCGGATCGGCGACGGACCTTGCCGCCGTGCAGGTCGTCGGCTCGCGCGTGATTTCCCCCGTCGACGTGACCTCGACCGAGATCGCGACCAACATCAGCCGCGAGGAAGTGGCGCGCCTGCCCGTGCAGCGCGACATCATCGACGTGGCAACGCTGGCCCCGGGCGTGAACCGCGGTGAATTCGGCGGCATTTCCTTCGGCGGCTCGTCCGTCGCCGAGAACACCGTCTACATCAACGGCCTCAACGTCACCGACTTCTACAACCGCGTCGGCTTCTCGTCGCTGCCGTTCTCGTTCCTGGAAGAGTTCCAGATCAAGACCGGCGGTTACTCCGTCGAATACGGCCGCAGCACCGGTGGCGTGATCAACGCGGTGACGCGCCGCGGCACCAATGAGTTCCATGCCGGTGCCGACATCGTCATCGACGGCCTGTGGCAGGGCAATGGCAAGAACTATGCGCCGACGCTCTACACGCAGTGGGACGATTCGGACGAGAACAACTATTCGGTCTGGGGCTCGGGCGCGCTGATCAAGGATCGCCTGTTCTTCTTCGGCATCTACGAGAAGCGCGACCTGGACTCGCAGAACACCGACGATGGCGGCGGAAACTTCTTCGAGAACCAGGGCGACAACGACTTCTGGGGTGCGAAGGTCGACTGGCAGATCAACGACGCCAACCTGCTGGAGGTCTTCGGCTTCTCCGACAAGAACGACACCACGCAGGACGTGTTCGGCTTCGACCCGGACACCGGGACGCGCGCGGAATTCCGCAACCGGATCATCAACAAGACCGGCGGCGACAACTGGGCGGCCACCTACACGGGTTACTTCACCGACACTTTCTCGATGAAGGCCATGTACGGCGAGAACGAGCGTACGGCGTCGGCCATTGGCGTCAATGACGACCGTTGCAGCCTGGTGCAGGACCAGCGCGTGAACACCTCGTTCATCGGCTGCACCAGCAACACCGCGGTGATCGATCGCACCGATACGCGCGAGGCAATGCGACTGGACTTCGAGTGGAGCCTGGGCGACCACCTGCTGCGTTTCGGCGCCGACCACGAGAACAACACGTCCGAATACAGCAGCCGCTACCCGGGCGATGGCCTGCGTTACGAAGTGAACAATGCCGGCGCGCGCGTCAACGGCGTCACGGTACCGGCCGGCACCGTATACGTGCGCACGCGACAGGTCGCCAACCAGGGCACCTTCGAAACCGAGAACGAGGCGTACTACATCGAGGACAACTGGAACGTCACGCCGAACATCCTGCTGAACCTCGGCATGCGCCTGGAGAGCTTCGACAACAAGGACGCGGCGGGCAACAGCTACATCAAGCTCAACGACATGATCGCCCCGCGTTTCGGCTTCTCGTGGGATCTCAACGGCGACGGTCGCTCGAAGGTGTTCGGTAACGCCGGTCGTTACTTCCTGCCGGTCGCGAACGTCATCAACATCAAGCAGGCCGGCCCGTTCCTCGATGCGCGCCGCTTCTATTTCTGGGACGGCACCTTCGCCGACGGCGACAACCCGATTCCGGGCCTTGGCGCGGAGATCGGCACTGTCGACGACTCGCAGGGCGACGGCAGCGTCGCCGACTTCCGCGGTGAGGTCGACAAGGACATGGACCCGGTCTACCAGGACGAGTTCATCCTCGGCTTCCAGCAGATGCTGGGCGAGAAGTGGTCGTGGGGCGTCAGCGGCACGTACCGCAAGATGCGCAACGCCATCGACGACATGGAAGTGGTCAACAGCTGCGGCGACAGCGGCTTCGTCATGGCCAACCCCGGCAAGAACCTGACCTACTACACCGATACCGATTGCGATGGAGAAAGCGACGGCTTCGTCACCATCGACACGGGCACGACGGGTTGGGAGCTGCGCGACGGCACGATGATCGGCTGGGAAAACCCGAAGCGCACGTATCGCGCCATCGAACTCCAGCTGGATCGCGCGTGGGACGACAAGTGGGCCTTCAACGCCACCTACGTCTGGTCGGCCAGCAAGGGCAATTACGAAGGTCCGGTGAACTCGGATACCGACTTCTCCGATTCGGGTCGCACCGAAGCGTTCGATAACCCGTTCGTGGAAATCGGCGGCTACGGCTTCCTGCCCAACGACCACCGCCACCAGATCAAGCTGCGCGGCAACTACGCCATCACCGACAACTGGACCGTCGGCGCGACGCTGGATGCGCGCTCGGGCCGTCCGATGAGCGAATACGGCGCGGGCAATCCGTACGACGACAACGAGTTCCTCACGCATTACATCTGCGAAAGCGATCCGAGCCTGTGCTACACGGACGAAGGCCAGTGGCGCCTGTCGCGTCGCGGTGCATACGACACGCTGCCGTGGACGTACAACCTCGGCCTGAGCGTGGCGTACAACACCAACCTCGGCCCGGTGAAGCTCAATGCGAAGTTCGCCGTCTACAACGTCTTCAACCAGCAGACCGTCATCGAACGCAACGAGACGCTGCAGGAAGAGGAGGGCGTGGGCCTGATGAATCCGTTCTTCGGCAACCCGACCGCGTTCCAGGCGCCGCGCAACGCGCAGTTCATCCTTTCGCTGAGCTACTAA
- the lysA gene encoding diaminopimelate decarboxylase, which produces MSNFPPAELDAIARQIQTPYYAYSVQAIRARIASLQNAFRGLDVRICYAVKANSNLAILQLMALHGVGADIVSLGEMQRSLKAGIPAERIVFSGVGKIAEEIDAALAAGVWRFNVESADELQLLQRVACSRGVCARAAVRINPDVDARTHAKISTGKAENKFGVSIDEARRWFADAASLDHVQLDGLHAHIGSQILDLEPFRLALQRVEAFRRELVEAGHAIASVDIGGGLGVVYRPGIDTPIEIADYAALVRDTFAEFKGTLALEPGRWLVAEAGVLVTRAIRVKHGTDRQFLVVDAAMNDLLRPSLYDAWHQIVPLHGRDEPDVAYDVVGPVCETGDTFAQGRAMPRCEAGDLLMIGGAGAYGASMGSTYNSRPLPAEVLLDDGRYAVIRRRQTIAEMMAGEQFPQAWHET; this is translated from the coding sequence TTGTCGAACTTTCCACCGGCCGAACTGGACGCGATCGCGCGTCAAATCCAGACGCCTTACTACGCCTACTCGGTGCAGGCGATCCGCGCCCGCATCGCCAGCCTCCAGAACGCCTTCCGCGGCTTGGATGTACGCATCTGCTATGCGGTCAAGGCCAACTCGAACCTCGCCATCCTGCAGCTGATGGCGCTGCATGGCGTCGGTGCGGACATCGTCTCGCTGGGCGAGATGCAGCGCAGCCTCAAGGCCGGCATTCCGGCCGAACGGATCGTCTTTTCGGGTGTGGGCAAGATCGCCGAAGAGATCGATGCGGCGCTCGCGGCGGGCGTGTGGCGGTTCAACGTCGAATCCGCCGACGAACTGCAGCTGCTGCAACGCGTCGCGTGCTCGCGCGGCGTGTGCGCGCGTGCCGCTGTTCGCATCAATCCCGATGTCGATGCGCGCACGCACGCGAAGATCTCCACCGGCAAGGCCGAGAACAAGTTCGGCGTCTCGATCGACGAGGCGCGGCGCTGGTTCGCCGATGCGGCGTCGCTGGACCACGTGCAGCTCGACGGGCTGCACGCGCACATCGGTTCGCAGATTCTCGATCTGGAGCCCTTCCGCCTTGCACTGCAACGCGTGGAGGCCTTCCGGCGCGAACTCGTCGAAGCCGGACATGCGATCGCCAGCGTCGATATCGGCGGCGGTCTGGGCGTCGTCTATCGTCCCGGTATCGACACGCCCATCGAGATCGCCGATTACGCCGCGCTGGTGCGCGACACGTTTGCGGAGTTCAAGGGCACGCTCGCGCTGGAACCGGGCCGCTGGCTGGTCGCGGAAGCGGGCGTGCTGGTCACGCGCGCGATCCGCGTGAAGCACGGAACGGATCGCCAGTTCCTCGTCGTCGATGCGGCAATGAATGACCTGCTGCGTCCGTCGCTCTACGACGCATGGCACCAGATCGTGCCGCTGCACGGGCGCGACGAGCCAGACGTCGCCTACGACGTGGTCGGCCCCGTGTGCGAAACCGGCGACACCTTCGCGCAGGGCCGCGCGATGCCGCGCTGCGAAGCCGGCGACCTGTTGATGATCGGCGGAGCGGGCGCGTACGGTGCGTCCATGGGATCCACTTACAACTCCCGGCCGCTTCCCGCCGAAGTGCTGCTCGATGACGGCCGCTACGCCGTCATCCGGCGGCGCCAGACGATCGCGGAGATGATGGCGGGCGAACAATTTCCGCAGGCATGGCATGAAACCTGA
- a CDS encoding M15 family metallopeptidase, whose amino-acid sequence MHGAVRLAFATFALAAVGCASSPRMDIAPATTPAEAGLVDVRTLVPDIDLDMRYAGTNNFTGAVVDGYGAPRCYLLEPAAKALQRAETALRARGYRLRLFDCYRPARAVRSFVAWAGNADESTRARFYPALEKRDLLGGYISPTSGHSRGATVDLTLLRCEGSAACVPLDMGTQFDFFDPLANTDSPRITPAQRANRERLRDAMRLAGLKNYPMEWWHFTLDPEPAPKRFFDVPIE is encoded by the coding sequence ATGCACGGTGCCGTGCGGCTCGCGTTCGCCACGTTCGCGCTCGCGGCGGTCGGTTGTGCATCGTCGCCGCGGATGGACATCGCACCGGCGACGACGCCCGCCGAAGCCGGCCTCGTGGACGTGCGCACGCTCGTGCCGGACATCGACCTCGACATGCGCTATGCCGGAACCAACAACTTCACCGGCGCGGTCGTGGACGGCTACGGGGCGCCACGCTGCTACCTGCTGGAGCCGGCCGCGAAGGCGCTTCAGCGCGCCGAAACCGCGCTGCGTGCGCGGGGCTACCGGCTTCGCCTGTTCGACTGCTATCGGCCCGCACGCGCCGTGCGTTCGTTCGTTGCGTGGGCGGGCAATGCCGATGAGAGCACCAGGGCACGCTTCTATCCCGCGCTCGAGAAGCGCGACCTGCTCGGCGGCTACATCTCGCCGACGTCCGGCCACAGCCGCGGCGCCACGGTCGACCTGACGCTGTTGCGTTGCGAGGGATCCGCAGCCTGCGTGCCGCTCGACATGGGCACGCAATTCGACTTCTTCGATCCGCTCGCCAATACCGATTCGCCGCGCATCACGCCGGCGCAGCGCGCCAATCGCGAGCGCCTTCGCGACGCGATGCGGCTCGCGGGGCTGAAGAATTACCCGATGGAATGGTGGCACTTCACGCTCGATCCGGAGCCCGCGCCAAAGCGCTTCTTCGACGTTCCGATCGAGTGA
- a CDS encoding transglutaminase-like domain-containing protein yields MPRTRRRHVLLAAVLAVGMVAGVGAASVDGPLPGVIAQIDAGNFRDATAQIDAALAQPGLDANTRRELEFQRERMRRIRLDFTLSADQARAKLRESIPDLREDEFQRWTKADLLEHMVIDGTPWYFNRSVSNLFRVSPEAMARRATPFQRNDGPMENANAYHDAAVAEAKRSGKTSVAPRRIHVTQSITVNADAVPAGETVRAWIPYPRALPGRQEDIRFLSSAPAKHQIAPESTMQRTVYLEKPAVKGQPTTFSIDYELTIFGEHHVIDPDKVTPLGDRPDLAPYLAQRPPHIVFTDEMRAFSKKVVGDETNPYRIARKLFQAVDDIPWGGAREYSTITNISDYALRGNHADCGQQTLLLMTLLRLNGIPSRWQSGMVYSDGSYDNLHDWGALYLAPYGWVPMDVTTGQFKGARDPEVEWFYLGGLDAYRIAFNDDISTDFVPAKQHMRSETVDSQRGEVEWAGGNLYFDQWDYSFTAKVLPAGTASR; encoded by the coding sequence ATGCCCCGGACGCGCCGCCGGCACGTCCTGCTCGCCGCCGTCCTTGCCGTCGGCATGGTGGCCGGCGTCGGGGCCGCGAGCGTCGACGGGCCGCTGCCGGGCGTGATCGCCCAAATCGACGCGGGCAACTTCCGCGACGCGACGGCGCAGATCGATGCCGCACTCGCCCAGCCCGGTCTGGATGCGAACACGCGCCGCGAACTCGAATTCCAGCGCGAACGCATGCGGCGAATTCGCCTGGATTTCACGCTCTCCGCGGACCAGGCGCGCGCGAAGCTGCGCGAATCCATTCCCGATCTGCGCGAAGACGAGTTCCAGCGCTGGACGAAGGCCGACCTGCTCGAACACATGGTGATCGACGGGACGCCCTGGTACTTCAACCGTTCCGTCTCGAACCTGTTCCGCGTGAGCCCAGAGGCGATGGCGCGCCGTGCGACGCCGTTCCAGCGCAACGACGGCCCGATGGAGAACGCCAACGCGTATCACGACGCCGCCGTGGCGGAGGCCAAACGCTCCGGAAAGACCAGCGTCGCGCCGCGTCGCATCCACGTGACGCAATCGATCACCGTGAACGCCGACGCGGTACCGGCGGGCGAAACGGTGCGCGCATGGATCCCGTATCCGCGTGCGTTGCCGGGGCGGCAGGAGGACATCCGCTTCCTGTCGAGCGCGCCGGCGAAGCACCAGATCGCGCCGGAATCGACGATGCAGCGCACTGTCTATCTCGAAAAGCCCGCGGTGAAGGGGCAGCCGACGACGTTCTCGATCGACTACGAACTCACCATCTTCGGCGAGCACCACGTCATCGACCCGGACAAGGTCACGCCGCTGGGCGATCGTCCGGACCTCGCGCCATACCTTGCGCAGCGCCCACCGCATATCGTGTTCACCGACGAAATGCGCGCGTTCTCGAAGAAGGTCGTCGGCGACGAGACGAATCCGTACCGCATCGCGCGCAAGCTCTTCCAGGCCGTCGACGACATTCCCTGGGGCGGCGCACGCGAATATTCCACCATCACCAACATCAGCGACTACGCGCTGCGCGGCAACCATGCCGACTGCGGCCAGCAGACGCTGTTGCTGATGACGCTGCTGCGCCTGAACGGCATCCCGTCGCGCTGGCAGTCGGGCATGGTCTATTCCGATGGCAGCTACGACAACCTGCACGACTGGGGTGCGCTGTACCTGGCGCCGTACGGCTGGGTGCCGATGGACGTGACGACCGGTCAGTTCAAGGGCGCGCGCGATCCGGAAGTCGAATGGTTCTACCTCGGCGGCCTGGATGCGTACCGCATCGCCTTCAACGACGACATCAGCACGGATTTCGTGCCCGCCAAGCAGCACATGCGGTCGGAGACCGTGGATTCGCAACGCGGCGAAGTGGAGTGGGCAGGGGGCAACCTCTACTTCGACCAGTGGGATTACAGCTTTACCGCAAAGGTATTGCCCGCCGGCACGGCATCGCGTTAG